The genomic DNA AGAAAATACAAATTTACGTTATTGGCTTGAGCAAAATGGCTATAAAATGGATTTTATCGCTGTGGAAATCGGCGGAGAAATAGTCAAAAAACAAGATTGGGATAGCTTCTTGCTAAGAGATGGACTAAGTATAGAGATAGTGGAGTTCGTCGGTGGCGGATGAGAGCGAAATTTAATAAAAGTCTTGACAAAGATTAGATATCTAACTATAATTACGCCTATGAAAAACAAAAAATCAAACAAAATGACAATATCTTTGGTATCTAAGCTAAGAGACGCCGCAAATCAGTTTATTATATCTAAGCTAAGGGCAAATGGTCTTGCAAATATATCGCCTAGCCACGGAGACATTTTGGCTATACTTTTTGATGAAAAACCTCACGATATGACAGAGATAGCAAAACGTATTTGCAAGACTAAGCCAACGGTGACAATTTTAGTAGAAAAGCTCGAAAACAGCGGATACATACAAAGGGTCAAAAGCGATAATGATGCAAGGGTTAGCCTTGTATATCTTAGCCAAAAAGGCGTCCAGTTAAAGCCGATTTTTTATCAAATTTCTAAAGAATTAAATAGTGTTGTTTATAAAGATTTTTCACAAATAGAAGCTGAAATTTTAGATAAATTACTAGAAAAGGCTATTTTAAATTTTAATCAGGGATAATTATTTTTATTTTAATAGTTAGATATCTAATTAATAAAAGGCTGTGCCAACACTGGTTGGCTTACCAAATTTAAAAATAAGGATTAGACGTGATGAACACAGAAAAAAACTATAAGGTAGTTTCATTAAAAGACGCTGGAAGATGCGAGTTTCATGATGAGTTAAATTTGACAGGTTGTGAAATGTCGATCAATTCGCTTCCAAGTGGCATAAGTGTGCCGTTTGTGCATTCTCACAAACAAAATGAAGAGCTGTACATAGTGCTTGAAGGAGCTGGAAAAGCATACATTGACGGCGATGAGTTTGAGATCAAAAAGGGTGATATTTTGCGCTTAAATCCAGCTGCAAAACGCTGTTTTAGTGCTTCAAAAGATAAGGGAATTAAGTTTATTTGTATTCAAACAAAGGCAAATTCGCTAGAGCAATTTAGCATGAATGACGGAGTCATAAACGACGAAAAACCAAGTTGGCTTTAAGCTTGATTGTAGCTAAGAAATCTTAGCTACTATATACTTTTGCCTTGCAAAAACATCTTTATACGCATTTTATAGGCGTTTTTAATATGCTCTTTTGCAAATTTTTGAGCCGATTCTTTATCGTGGTTTTTGAGTGCTTCGATGATTTTAAGATGTTCGTCGTGAGCCTCTTTTTGGCGAATTTCATCGCTCAATGTGCTTTTACCAAGAAGCAAAAGCGTGTTTGTCAGCTCGTTTATCGTTTTGATTAGAAATTTGTTGTGAGCGCAGCGAAAAAGCATAGAGTGAAAAACCCTATTATTTTGGACTATATCAGCTGGATTTGTAAGTTCTTTTTCTTTATTTATAATCTCTTCAAGGGCGTGGATTTCGATCTCGTTTGCATGCACTGCAGCAAAAGCAGCAGCCGTACCTTCTAAAATTTCACGCATTTCGTAAAGCTGAGTTACTGAGTTTTCATCTAAAACAGAAATCCTAAGTCCATCAATGCTAGATTCTATAAGTCCTTCATTTGCCAAAAGCGTAAGAGCTTCGCGAACGGGTGTACGTGAAAAGCCAGTTTTGGTCGCGACATCTTCTTCTTTTATCCTATCGCCAGGTTTTAGGGTTGAGTTTTCTAGTGAATTTATAAAAAAATCATAAATTTGAGTTCTTGGGGATTTTGTTTTTTTCATTTAATAACCCTTTTTTGTGTAATAATACCTAAATTTTGTTAATTCTACAAAAATTAAAATCAGAATTAAGATATATTTTTTATATAAATTTCAGTTTGTAACCAAAAGATAACAACACTATGTAAAAAAGTAACACATAATAAAATTTATTTGTATTTTTTTGTATCCAAAAGAATACTTTAATAAAATCTTTGTAATTATGTAAGCATAAAGTACAAAATATAGGAGAACAAAGTGAAAGAAGATTTAGAGTCAAACTCGCTTAAACGATCCAAAAGCAAAGAAGCTGGAAAGATTTTTAAAGTAGCCAGCGGCAACTTTATGGAGATGTATGATTTTGCTGTTTATGGATTTTACGCAGCTTTCATAGCTCAGACATTTTTTCCATCGGACAATGAATTTACTGCGGTTTTAAAAAGTTTCATTGCTTATGGAGTTGGATTTTTGATGCGTCCGCTTGGGGCTGTTGTGCTTGGTGCATTTATGGATAAACATGGTCGCAGAAACGGACTTTTGCTTACATTAAGTATCATGGCTATTGGAACATTTTCTATCGCAGTCTGTCCAAGCTATGAACAAATCGGTATCTTAGCCCCGATAATTGTCGTTTGCGGTCGTTTGCTTCAAGGATTTTCAGCTGGGGCTGAGGTCGGTGGAGCTAGCGTTTATCTAGCTGAAATAGCGCCAAAGGGTCTTAGGGGATTTTACGTAAGTTGGCAAAGTGGTAGCCAGCAAATCGCAACAATATTCGCTGGGCTTGTTGGGCTTGGTATGTATTATTTGCTTGGCGATCAGCTTACTGGCGAGTGGGGTTGGAGAATTCCATTTTTGATCGGCTGTTTGATTATACCATTTATAGTGTATATTCGTCGCTCTTTAGAAGAGACGCCTGAGTTTAAGGCTATTGGACACAAAGCTCCAAAGACCTTTAAAGCGATGATGAGTAGCGTAGCGCAAAACTGGAGAATCGTTGTTTTAGCAGTTATGTTTGTCATGATGACGACTGTTACATTTTATTTTATCACAGCTTACACGCCACGCTTTGCGACTAGAGCTCTTGGTCTAACCAAACTTGACGCATTTACGCTCACAGCGATAATTGGTTTAAGCAATCTTTTTTGGCTTCCATTTTCTGGATATTTGGGCGACAAAATCGGTAGAAAACCTATAATTTTAGTTATGACAACGATAGGATTATTCACAGCTTATCCAGCTCTTAGCTTCCTTACAAGTGGAGATACGAGCTTTGGTAAGATTGTTATGGTTGAGCTTTGGCTTAGTTTTATTTTTGGAGCTTATAATGGCGTTATGATAGTATCTTTATCTGAATTTATACCAAAAGAGGTAAAGGCGCTTGGATTTAGTTTTGCTTATTCAATCGCAGTTGCGGTGTTTGGTGGATTTACTCCTGTTGTGAGTGAGATTTTGATCGAAAATACTGGCAATCCAGCAAGTCCAGCGTACTGGCTGACATTTGCGGCGTTTTGTTCTTTTATAGCTTCATTGATAATCTTTAAAAAAGGTGGAATTTACGATAAAGCAAGGAGTAATGCATGGGAGAAATAAATTGTGATATTTTGGTAATTGGTGGTGGAAACGCTGCGCTTTGTGCTGCTATCAGCGCTAAGGAAAATGGTGCAGATGTAGTAATGCTAGAAAGCTCACCAAAAGCGTGGCGTGGAGGCAACTCTCAACATACTAGAAATTTGCGCTCCATGCACTATGGGCCAACTGATGTTTTAACTGATACTTATAGTGAAGATGAGTTTTTTGAAGATATTTATAAAGTGACAAAAGGTCAGACAAATGAGGAATTTGCTCGCTATGTCATCAAAAATACTCCTGAAGTAGTCAAATGGGCAAAAAGCCATGGCGTGAGATTTCAAGGCTCATTTGGTGGAACGCTTCAGCTTGGCCGTACAAATGCGTTTTTCTTAGGTGGTGGTAAATCACTAGTAAACTCATATTACAAAGAAGCCAAAAAAATGGGTATCAAAGTGCTTTATGAGCATGAAGCACTAAGCCTTGATATCCAAAAAGAATATATCGGCGTGAAAGTTAAAGACCACGCAAATGCTCAAATTTTAAACTTCAAAGCAGATGCTTGTGTCATCGCAAGTGGTGGATTTGAGTCAAATTTAGACAAATTACAAGAGGCTTGGGGCAAACCAGCTAAAAACTTTTTGATTAGAGGAACTAAATTTAACCAAGGTAAAATGCTTTTCGCGTTAAAAGATGCTGGAGCAAAAATAATCGGCGATCCGACTCAAGGTCACATGGTCGCAATCGATGCAAGAGCCCCAAAATACGATGGTGGAATCGCTTCTCGCGTGGATTGTGTGAGTCTTGGAATCGTGGTAAATAAAGAAGCTAAGAGATTTTATGATGAGGGTGAGGACTTTTGGCCAAAACGTTATGCTATCTGGGGAAGACTAGTTGCGTCTCAAGAAGATCAAATTGGCTATTCTATCACAGATCATAAGGTGTTAAAACGCTATATGCCACCACTCTTTGAGCCTGTTGTCGCAAACTCACTTGATGAACTTGCTGATAAAATGGGGCTTGACGCGGCGGCTTTGAGAAAAACTGTTGATGAGTATAATGCCGGCGTGGTTGAGGGTAAATTTGACCATACTGTGCTTGATGATTGCCACACAGAGGGTCTTGAGGTGAATAAAACTCACTGGGCTCAAAAGATCGACACTCCGCCATTTTACTGCTATCCGCTCCGTCCTGGTGTGACATTTACCTATCTTGGAGTCAAAGTCACAAAAGAAGCAGCAGTGGTAATGGAAAATGGTGAAGTGTGTAAAAATTTATTTGCAGCTGGCGAAATAATGGCTGGAAATATCCTAAGTCAGGGATATTGCGCTGGATTTGGTATGAGTATCGGATCTGTGTTTGGGCGTATAGCTGGGCGTGAAGCGGCGAAATCAAGGGAGCAAAAATGAACGAAAATGAAGCATTATATAATAAAGCAATTAGGTTAAGTCAAATTTGCAATGCTTGTAGGTATTGTGAGGGCTTTTGTGCGGTGTTTCCAGCGATGGAAAAAAGACGCGAGTTTCATATAAAAGACGCTGATTATCTAGCAAATTTATGTCATCAGTGTGGCGAGTGCTTGTATGCTTGTCAGTATGCGCCACCTCATGAGTTTGATCTGGACGTGCCGCGTGATTTTGCAGCAGTGAGAAAAGAAAGCTACAAAAAATTCGCAACGCCTAAGTTTTTGGGTGTGGCGTTTGAAAAGGCAGGACTGCTAACTTCTATACTTTTGCTTATCGTTTTAGCGGCGTTTTTAGCTCTTGGAAGCGGCAATCTAGGCAAAGACGCAGCTGGGAATTTTTACGAAATAACAAGCTATAAAACAATGGTCGGCATGTTTGGATTTTTTGCAGCGATTTCGTTTTTGATGATACTTGTGAGTTGCTTTAAATTTACAAGTCATATCGACTTTAAAGGTGTTAAATTTGTTGATTTTATCGGTGCTTTAAAAGACGCTTTAAGCCTCAAACACCTTGGCGGACACAACTATGAAGGCTGTACATTTCCAAATGGCGAAGATAGATCAAATTTGCGTCGTTATTTTCACCATTTTACATTTTATGGATTTATGCTTTGCGTCGGAGCTACAAGTGTGGCAGCGTTTTATGACCATTTCTTGAGCTACCATGCCCCATATCCATTTTTCTCAGTTCCAAAACTACTTGGTACAGTAGGCGGAATCGCTCTAGCTATTGGATGTACTGGACTTTTTGCTATGAAGCTAAAAGCCGATCCAGATTTGCTTGATGCAAAGAGTTTAAATATCGATTATGCTTTAATCTTTATGCTGTTTTTAAGTGCAATTAGCGGGCTTTTGCTTATGATTTTTAGGGATAGCGCAGCTCTTGCTTATCTTCTTATTTTGCATTTAAGTGCGATTTTAAGCTTTTTTATCATAGCTCCATATTCAAAGATGATGCACCTGTTTTATCGCTATTTAGCGCTTGTCAAAAACGCTAAAGAGTGTAGAACGCATGCTTAATTGAAAGGCAAAAATGGAAAAACCAATTGATAAAAAAACTAATTGGATGCAAATAATTGGTCTATTTAGCGGAATTATTGCAGCTATTTTAGTCTATGTATTTTTCCCAAGCGACGCAGCTGAGATCGTAAACTCAATGGACGCAGCCAAAGAGGCAATGGCTAAAGGCAAATCCCTAAACACAGAGGCGATGGCGATTGCAGCAGCAGTTGCTATTTTGATGGGAATTTGGTGGATGAGTGAGGCAGTGACACTTGCGGTTACTGCTTTATTACCGCTTGTTTTATTTCCTAT from Campylobacter iguaniorum includes the following:
- the tcuC gene encoding MFS transporter; translation: MKEDLESNSLKRSKSKEAGKIFKVASGNFMEMYDFAVYGFYAAFIAQTFFPSDNEFTAVLKSFIAYGVGFLMRPLGAVVLGAFMDKHGRRNGLLLTLSIMAIGTFSIAVCPSYEQIGILAPIIVVCGRLLQGFSAGAEVGGASVYLAEIAPKGLRGFYVSWQSGSQQIATIFAGLVGLGMYYLLGDQLTGEWGWRIPFLIGCLIIPFIVYIRRSLEETPEFKAIGHKAPKTFKAMMSSVAQNWRIVVLAVMFVMMTTVTFYFITAYTPRFATRALGLTKLDAFTLTAIIGLSNLFWLPFSGYLGDKIGRKPIILVMTTIGLFTAYPALSFLTSGDTSFGKIVMVELWLSFIFGAYNGVMIVSLSEFIPKEVKALGFSFAYSIAVAVFGGFTPVVSEILIENTGNPASPAYWLTFAAFCSFIASLIIFKKGGIYDKARSNAWEK
- the tcuB gene encoding tricarballylate utilization 4Fe-4S protein TcuB; translation: MNENEALYNKAIRLSQICNACRYCEGFCAVFPAMEKRREFHIKDADYLANLCHQCGECLYACQYAPPHEFDLDVPRDFAAVRKESYKKFATPKFLGVAFEKAGLLTSILLLIVLAAFLALGSGNLGKDAAGNFYEITSYKTMVGMFGFFAAISFLMILVSCFKFTSHIDFKGVKFVDFIGALKDALSLKHLGGHNYEGCTFPNGEDRSNLRRYFHHFTFYGFMLCVGATSVAAFYDHFLSYHAPYPFFSVPKLLGTVGGIALAIGCTGLFAMKLKADPDLLDAKSLNIDYALIFMLFLSAISGLLLMIFRDSAALAYLLILHLSAILSFFIIAPYSKMMHLFYRYLALVKNAKECRTHA
- the thiS gene encoding sulfur carrier protein ThiS, which produces MINISVNSNIVSVKENTNLRYWLEQNGYKMDFIAVEIGGEIVKKQDWDSFLLRDGLSIEIVEFVGGG
- a CDS encoding MarR family winged helix-turn-helix transcriptional regulator; its protein translation is MTKIRYLTIITPMKNKKSNKMTISLVSKLRDAANQFIISKLRANGLANISPSHGDILAILFDEKPHDMTEIAKRICKTKPTVTILVEKLENSGYIQRVKSDNDARVSLVYLSQKGVQLKPIFYQISKELNSVVYKDFSQIEAEILDKLLEKAILNFNQG
- the tcuA gene encoding FAD-dependent tricarballylate dehydrogenase TcuA translates to MGEINCDILVIGGGNAALCAAISAKENGADVVMLESSPKAWRGGNSQHTRNLRSMHYGPTDVLTDTYSEDEFFEDIYKVTKGQTNEEFARYVIKNTPEVVKWAKSHGVRFQGSFGGTLQLGRTNAFFLGGGKSLVNSYYKEAKKMGIKVLYEHEALSLDIQKEYIGVKVKDHANAQILNFKADACVIASGGFESNLDKLQEAWGKPAKNFLIRGTKFNQGKMLFALKDAGAKIIGDPTQGHMVAIDARAPKYDGGIASRVDCVSLGIVVNKEAKRFYDEGEDFWPKRYAIWGRLVASQEDQIGYSITDHKVLKRYMPPLFEPVVANSLDELADKMGLDAAALRKTVDEYNAGVVEGKFDHTVLDDCHTEGLEVNKTHWAQKIDTPPFYCYPLRPGVTFTYLGVKVTKEAAVVMENGEVCKNLFAAGEIMAGNILSQGYCAGFGMSIGSVFGRIAGREAAKSREQK
- a CDS encoding GntR family transcriptional regulator, which encodes MKKTKSPRTQIYDFFINSLENSTLKPGDRIKEEDVATKTGFSRTPVREALTLLANEGLIESSIDGLRISVLDENSVTQLYEMREILEGTAAAFAAVHANEIEIHALEEIINKEKELTNPADIVQNNRVFHSMLFRCAHNKFLIKTINELTNTLLLLGKSTLSDEIRQKEAHDEHLKIIEALKNHDKESAQKFAKEHIKNAYKMRIKMFLQGKSI
- a CDS encoding cupin domain-containing protein, yielding MNTEKNYKVVSLKDAGRCEFHDELNLTGCEMSINSLPSGISVPFVHSHKQNEELYIVLEGAGKAYIDGDEFEIKKGDILRLNPAAKRCFSASKDKGIKFICIQTKANSLEQFSMNDGVINDEKPSWL